From the genome of Aspergillus chevalieri M1 DNA, chromosome 8, nearly complete sequence, one region includes:
- a CDS encoding uncharacterized protein (COG:S;~EggNog:ENOG410PHAM), with translation MEKAGVSNVMKVVGGNRITDGLVVTPSVKESLVTRTQRVHAAYTWAFGNSPVDLPIIIAAHKTIIVVGEQQNRSKSMGHNLLTAMVNDGLQARQALLPNNLSPPRLDIVRLSVVNLTEKSFLDLIFQPHKSSGGLRLYHHITKYIDIRSHHI, from the coding sequence ATGGAGAAAGCGGGCGTCTCCAATGTGATGAAGGTCGTGGGCGGGAATCGAATTACAGATGGGCTTGTTGTCACTCCTTCGGTCAAAGAGAGCTTGGTTACCCGTACGCAGCGAGTTCATGCAGCATATACCTGGGCATTCGGAAATAGCCCTGTCGACCTGCCGATAATTATTGCTGCTCACAAGACCATCATTGTGGTTGGCGAGCAGCAAAACCGGAGCAAGAGCATGGGGCACAATTTGTTGACTGCAATGGTGAATGATGGGTTGCAAGCTCGCCAGGCTTTGCTGCCAAATAATTTGTCGCCGCCGCGGCTGGACATTGTGAGGCTGTCAGTTGTCAATCTCACAGAGAAGTCATTTCTGGATTTAATCTTCCAACCCCACAAGTCCTCTGGTGGCCTACGACTGTACCATCATATAACCAAGTATATTGATATCCGCTCTCACCATATCTAG
- a CDS encoding HAD family hydrolase (COG:S;~EggNog:ENOG410PHAM) has protein sequence MRTLMDQLQSNFLMKPSLRITIRCRLFFDADKTLAADDTGARFWERIKETKGKDDPLSTLFGGPLKYSYTAFRQAMLLYEESTNDDEFDAICEEVATYTHLYPQICSLLRQEGRYHHV, from the coding sequence ATGAGAACCTTAATGGATCAGCTGCAAAGCAACTTTTTGATGAAACCATCTCTGCGCATTACGATAAGATGCAGACTCTTCTTCGACGCTGATAAGACGCTGGCCGCGGATGATACCGGTGCACGCTTCTGGGAGAGAATCAAGGAGACAAAAGGCAAAGATGATCCGTTAAGCACACTGTTCGGAGGGCCACTGAAGTACTCGTATACCGCATTCCGACAGGCGATGTTGTTGTATGAGGAATCAACCAACGATGATGAATTTGACGCTATCTGCGAAGAAGTAGCTACGTATACACACCTCTATCCACAAATATGCTCGCTTTTGCGCCAAGAGGGAAGATACCACCATGTTTGA
- a CDS encoding uncharacterized protein (COG:S;~EggNog:ENOG410PUVV;~InterPro:IPR029058;~SECRETED:SignalP(1-25)), whose product MAATLTFRALVLAALLAVLVPYCSAFRYNQSRHGDVHVSDEQDIYAAEAEAMMKHDESEEGEDHGDIGVPDGAEFTTFNVNEKGDEEIAGFISKDLDEKTIEHLFIVLHGRLRDGNGYWKTLNNAINKARDDNFPGTDRKMAVLAPQFFSTKFNSGQYKKNQLAWDDLNAWQPGGQATHPADTSLTSFDVLDGLIKLHSDKEKYPNLKNVTVIGHGGGGQLAQRYSALGNDPPDNVHVRYIHGDPSSCMYFTKDRPILSDTETSKKSCDSYNIWRYGFDKFPGTGGKRMTPKEYFTQYVSRDVVSIVGLQDTGSAGDTSCMGNMQGGENRRARNLIWFRYINTLARTDEDLEGFPGSFEDLPDWSDAVDGKSHLRLVVVEDVAHNAEELFQGDLGRGALFHDGDIDEGWRPKKDNN is encoded by the exons ATGGCCGCCACCCTGACATTCCGGGCGCTGGTCTTGGCAGCCCTTTTGGCAGTCCTGGTACCCTACTGTTCCGCATTCCGATACAACCAGTCCCGTCATGGAGATGTCCATGTGTCAGACGAACAGGACATTTATGCTGCTGAAGCCGAGGCTATGATGAAACACGATGAAagcgaggagggagag GACCACGGCGACATCGGAGTACCAGATGGCGCTGAGTTCACGACATTCAATGTTAACGAGAAGGGCGACGAGGAAATCGCGGGTTTCATCTCAAAGGATTTGGACGAGAAGACGATCGAGCATCTCTTTATTGTTCTCCACGGGAGGCTAAGGGATGGAAACGGCTACTGGAAGACGCTGAACAACGCCATCAACAAGGCCAGAGACGACAACTTCCCCGGAACAGACCGCAAAATGGCAGTGCTCGCCCCGCAGTTTTTCTCGACAAAATTCAACTCTGGCCAGTACAAGAAAAATCAGCTGGCGTGGGACGACTTGAACGCTTGGCAACCAGGTGGCCAGGCTACTCATCCCGCAGATACAAGCCTTACCTCTTTCGACGTCTTGGACGGCCTCATCAAGCTCCATTCAGACAAGGAGAAGTATCCAAACCTAAAGAACGTCACCGTCATTGGCCATGGTGGCGGTGGTCAGCTTGCCCAGCGGTACTCGGCTCTGGGTAACGATCCCCCTGACAATGTCCACGTTCGGTACATCCACGGCGACCCATCGTCGTGTATGTACTTCACCAAAGACCGTCCTATTCTCTCAGACACCGAAACTTCGAAAAAGTCCTGCGATTCCTACAATATCTGGAGATACGGCTTCGACAAGTTCCCCGGCACGGGAGGCAAGCGCATGACGCCAAAGGAATATTTCACGCAGTACGTCAGTCGAGACGTCGTCTCGATAGTGGGATTGCAGGATACGGGGAGTGCCGGTGATACGAGTTGCATGGGGAACATGCAAGGAGGCGAGAATCGGCGTGCTCGCAACTTGATCTGGTTCCGGTACATCAACACGCTCGCGCGCACGGACGAAGACCTGGAGGGGTTCCCTGGTTCATTCGAGGATCTTCCTGACTGGAGCGACGCAGTGGATGGAAAGAGCCATCTACGACTCGTCGTTGTTGAGGATGTGGCTCATAATGCGGAAGAGCTATTCCAAGGAGATCTCGGGCGAGGGGCGCTCTTCCACGATGGCGACATCGACGAAGGCTGGCGCCCCAAGAAGGACAACAACTAG
- a CDS encoding uncharacterized protein (COG:S;~EggNog:ENOG410PHAM;~PFAM:PF13207), with the protein MKQLKQELDESNFQYFEGSEIMNSVTFGGLNAFKKLDEHQKNQIRKLAINSIKSTCAKSGNVGIVTGHFMLLG; encoded by the coding sequence ATGAAACAACTCAAGCAGGAGCTGGACGAGTCGAATTTCCAGTACTTTGAAGGGTCTGAGATAATGAATTCTGTGACTTTTGGTGGGCTCAATGCTTTCAAGAAGCTAGATGAGCACCAGAAGAACCAGATTCGCAAGCTTGCCATCAACAGTATCAAGTCAACATGCGCCAAGAGtggcaacgtcggtattgTGACCGGGCATTTCATGCTTCTGGGATGA